In Flavivirga abyssicola, the following are encoded in one genomic region:
- a CDS encoding DUF6503 family protein: protein MKKVIFTLAVVIASTIATAQTAKEIIAQSIEAIGGSQNFYNKGSVTYDYEYRAPKGENAITLVGKETYLFDGERSYATYSTHTLTGANGKVVEGYNGTDAWVTFDGKVSNDEQANGVARFLRKTNYYWFAMFYKLLDEGVNQELLADQKVNGKDYKRIKITFGDHVGDGQDTYIIYVNKKTKLIEQFLFTVVGFGITDPFLMTFDYETVDGIKIPTKRKYIESDWEGNVIGKKYYITNWKNITFGVHVDKTMFEKPGK, encoded by the coding sequence ATGAAAAAAGTAATATTCACATTAGCAGTAGTTATAGCATCAACAATTGCAACAGCCCAAACAGCAAAAGAAATTATAGCACAATCTATAGAAGCTATAGGAGGATCACAAAACTTTTACAATAAAGGAAGTGTAACTTATGATTATGAATATAGAGCTCCAAAAGGAGAAAATGCTATAACATTAGTTGGAAAAGAAACGTATTTGTTTGATGGAGAGCGCTCTTACGCAACTTACTCAACACATACCCTTACAGGAGCAAATGGTAAAGTTGTAGAAGGTTATAACGGAACCGATGCTTGGGTAACATTTGATGGGAAAGTATCCAATGATGAACAAGCCAACGGAGTCGCACGTTTTTTAAGAAAAACAAACTACTATTGGTTCGCCATGTTTTACAAGTTACTTGATGAAGGCGTAAATCAAGAACTATTAGCAGACCAAAAGGTAAATGGCAAAGACTATAAACGTATTAAGATCACCTTTGGAGATCATGTAGGAGATGGACAAGATACCTACATCATCTATGTTAACAAAAAAACGAAGTTAATAGAGCAATTTCTCTTCACAGTTGTTGGCTTTGGAATTACAGATCCGTTTTTAATGACATTCGATTACGAAACTGTAGATGGGATTAAAATTCCAACCAAAAGAAAGTATATAGAATCAGATTGGGAAGGAAATGTAATTGGTAAAAAGTATTATATAACAAATTGGAAGAACATAACCTTTGGTGTGCATGTCGATAAGACAATGTTTGAAAAACCAGGGAAATAG
- a CDS encoding TetR/AcrR family transcriptional regulator → MAKHDINNILEKGIELFRLNGYHNTGIRDILKACEMPKGSFYHLFESKEDFVIKAIARFEEVIGKDFEKNLSDESLSHYERIKNHFKIYIIWYTEKDFKVGCLLGNLSTEVAGTIDPVSNAISGVYDRWSKGLASFIEKGQEKGEIIDTIEALHLANYLFDGFNGALGRMKVERSSSPLDQFLNINMTFIKKKAKVIS, encoded by the coding sequence ATGGCAAAACACGATATAAATAACATTTTAGAAAAAGGAATAGAATTATTTCGTCTTAATGGTTATCACAATACTGGGATTAGAGATATTCTTAAAGCATGTGAAATGCCTAAAGGATCTTTTTATCATTTATTTGAAAGTAAAGAAGATTTTGTTATTAAAGCGATTGCTCGTTTTGAAGAAGTAATAGGTAAGGATTTTGAAAAAAACCTTTCGGATGAATCTTTATCACATTACGAGCGTATTAAGAATCATTTCAAGATATATATAATATGGTATACTGAAAAAGATTTTAAAGTAGGTTGTTTATTAGGAAACCTGAGTACGGAAGTTGCAGGTACTATAGACCCAGTATCAAATGCCATTTCTGGCGTTTATGACAGATGGAGTAAGGGTTTGGCATCTTTTATAGAAAAAGGACAAGAAAAAGGAGAGATCATAGATACTATTGAAGCACTGCATTTGGCGAATTATTTGTTTGATGGTTTTAATGGGGCATTAGGCAGAATGAAAGTAGAAAGAAGTAGCTCACCATTAGATCAGTTTTTAAACATAAATATGACATTCATAAAGAAAAAGGCAAAAGTAATTAGTTAA
- a CDS encoding PaaI family thioesterase gives MELIQAKLVDVKPGYCEIQIPYDSNLTQQHGFFHAGIISTIADNAAGYAGFSLMEEDSSVLTVEFKLNLMSPGDGDLLIAKANVLKHGRTLTICRSEVFIRKNGIEKICAASQTTLIELKNKPDKKQTVANKQ, from the coding sequence ATGGAATTAATCCAAGCTAAATTAGTTGACGTGAAACCTGGCTATTGCGAAATTCAAATACCTTATGATTCTAATTTAACACAGCAACATGGGTTTTTCCATGCTGGCATTATAAGTACTATAGCTGATAATGCTGCTGGTTATGCTGGTTTTTCTTTAATGGAAGAAGATTCATCCGTTTTAACTGTCGAATTTAAATTAAACCTTATGTCTCCAGGTGATGGTGATCTATTAATTGCTAAAGCAAATGTTTTAAAACATGGACGTACATTAACAATTTGTAGATCTGAAGTTTTTATTAGAAAAAACGGCATAGAAAAAATTTGTGCAGCTTCACAAACGACTTTAATTGAGCTGAAGAACAAGCCAGATAAAAAACAAACCG